The Cicer arietinum cultivar CDC Frontier isolate Library 1 chromosome 1, Cicar.CDCFrontier_v2.0, whole genome shotgun sequence genome contains the following window.
aaaaaatctaacgAAGAAACTCATACATTAAATATGGAGAAAATGAAgtattatgaattttaattcaTACTCAACTTGTTGAATATCTTTATAACTACCACATAAAATATACTCACGTTagtgttcaatttttattaaggaCTAACATTtctttaatgatttttaattctCAAAGAACTTTACCATTGAGATTacaatatttatcatattttgataaagttCACATGTTTTCAACACAAGTTAtccaaaacaaaaaacacatttttatgttttttttttaattatcatagAACAGTATAACCTTTTAAcacagtttaaaaaaaaatcttgttaTATGTATTATATactattgttattttttcatttgtatgTATAATTTCAATCACAACTTTTTTAGGCTGTTTTGAAAACATAGAGGTTAACCACTAGttttgtatatataatttaattagagtaataaaggttttttttaaaaaaacatacatAGAGGGAGAAGAAGTTTACAAAATTGAAGAAGTTGGATTTCGTACCCCTTAATTAACTTTAGTACTCCCCATTTGAATAATTTAAGTTTGAAATGTCTAAAATTGCGATAAGTAAactgtaaaaattaaaaagtgtcATTATACTCCTACAATTGTATTTTTCACtgaaaattatagaaaaaactcaattttcgATAGTCATTTTCATTACtggaaatttcaattttaaatttcgGAGAGTTTCGTCTGAAagtttgaaatttccggtaatcatttttaatataaaaaatttcattttttcaaatttcgATAGTTTATTTTCAATAccagaaatttaaattttccgGTATTAACTCATAACTGCTagaaattttaaacttttggaAAGTTCACCGAAAATTTCATATCTCATTGAATTTTCTagaatagtattttttttttaatgttttgtaaattatttttttaatatttttttcattctatttttttcaGTGAGGATCAGAGCAAGTAATAATAACAGCTACTCAATTTTGTCGGTCGATCTCTCTTGTCTatgatatgacagcttctcgtAACTTCAAAATTTAATCACTTGTAAATGCTTTAGTCAAATATATACCTAATAGTCGTGTTTTTTTCAtccctatttcaaaaaaaaaaatattcaataattcaaaaaaaatgtatatatataccaaattttttaaatttatggtTGAGGAAAAGTAGTtatcataaatttcaaaattttaaaatttccggtattataaaattaaattgtgtACCGGATTTTTAGacgtaaaattttatttaacgaATATTTAGTTGAGGGGTCAGCttttagagtatttttttttttccacttaCTGATTAAAAGTTAAAGagataattttagatttttaataatttagagaaTATAAGTCCAATTGAAGGAGTACGAAATCCAAATTTCTAAATTTGGGCATGACGAATTACCCATCTCAATTATGCTTAGCCCAGCAGGACAACCAACCCATTGCATTcgtatgtaaaaaaaatttattccatactcttattttcatattttaataagaattcaattttttttattaaaaaaaatataaatttcatgtTTTGTGGTACAAGTTttcagaaaatttaaattttttaaaaacattcttattctaaaaaacttaaaatgttttcatcacaaatttcaaattttcatacACATTATATTccataaatttgaaaatagtttttcaaaatacaactttaaattttaaagacaTTTAAGTTCTAaaacagttttaaaaaaaattcgacAAACAATGTTTGAATTTTTTCCAACAGTTTGTGTTatagaaaacttttttttaaaagttttttagaACTCAAATTGAATTTAGTAGAGAATATAAATGTGGAACACgaatataaatatatgataaaatttggagtattttttctctcactaaatattttcaaatacaaaaaaatacatctataaatatataaaatatataaaatagacaTTTGAATTaatcaatctaaacaaaattttaatagttttaagaaattttaagaattttctCACACGTATATCCACAACACTATTTGGGCTTTATTTTTTCCAACAGTGTTTGGGCCTGTGATTAATATGGGCACGTGGTAGTCATTTGGGCTTTGACCTTTGAAAGCTAGCGAAAGAGCATGATGACATGACATGACATTCATTGATTTATTCGTTCACATTGATTCTGAAACTATACTTACTGAACTTCTCCCAGATCGTTCAAAACAAGTGGCTGCTTCCATTTCCCATCAAACGACGCCGTAACAACCCACCCTGCCCTAACCTTCATCATGTGGCGTAGACTTTTCTCTTCTTCTCACCTCAAAACCCTTTCTTCTTCTAATCTCTCTCATTCTCATCCTCGATCCGCCGTTGCCGGACTCCGATTCGTTGATCTCAACCGCCACGTTGCCACTCAATCAGGTATTATTCATTTCTCCTTTTTCtcttcctcgatttcatcgttCGCAATTCGATTCATTTCTTCTTGTTGCAGCTGGTTCCATCAAAAAGAGGGTTGAGGATGTTGTCCCAATTGCTACCGGTCATGAACGTGAGGAGATTCAGGCTGAGCTTGAGGTACTCTCATTTGTTctccaattattattattattttattttattttattttcattttgccTTTTAATTGGACCAAATCCGAATACGAGTAATGGTAAATGTTATGAATCGAATTGaacttttgtaataatattcatttttattataattgcgccttttcttacaaaaaatatttcgaTTGTGCATTCGAAGAAATTCAATTGTGTAAAATTAGCACTAACTACTCTAATTACTTTGTGTGTTAAATTATCAGTATTCTTATTAATATATATCTCCTGTtcctgattttttattttattttaatctgaTAAACATTTTTGTTGTATTATATagattatattatatagattatttatgaaatttttgtATGTGAACAATTTTTGTATGTTTGTTTAGGGAAGGGATATTCTTGAAATAAACCATCCAGAAGGTCCTTTTGGCACAAAGGTTAGTGTTCTTGTTTCTTGGTACAATTATATGTATGCTGATGTTTAACTTGTTTTAGAGTTGTGTTGTGTGTTTTGTCGCTGCTTCCAAGGGATAGTATTGTAACAGCAACAAACAATGAGAggattaaattgaaaattagtGTAACTTACACGCGAGGACCAAACATATTATTTAACCATAAAATAATCGtgctttaaaaaaatcatatttttaatgtaagATTTTAAGAAATTTCAACCAAAATCCATAACATTAACATAAGCTAGgagtaattaattatttgttaagaAGTACATTCAAATTGCAAAAAATTACAGAAAGCTACAAAAACCAAACTGATTCTTGGCTTGGGATTTGGGGCAAATTATCATCAATCTTCTTTGATATATGTTAAATATCTAAATTTGATGGTAAGTTGCTTGCATTGGAtgttttttagaagtaattGCCAGTCAACCTAAATATGCCTTTAAAAAATCATACAGCATGAGGATATTGGTAAACTGCTGGTCTATTTGACAGATTCCTATCCTCAACTACTTCACAGTACTTGGTTGTGAGAGGTGAAGAGTAACCATGAGGCTTGGAAACCAGGGGCTTTGCAGCTTGTTGAGCTTTTAATTAACACAATTGCAGTTTGGATTTTTCTAAACATTAAACCTAAAATGTACTTAAACATCTTTTATGAAGATTCTGAAGTATGGTTGATTTATGCTTTGTGAATAATGGCTGTAGATTCACAtcgattaatatttataatggtTTTGAAATTTGAACGATGCTTGATATATGTCTGCTTTCATTGTTTATTCTGGTTCTTAGGAAGCACCTGCTGTTGTTAGGTCTTTCTATAGCAGAAGGATAGTTGGATGCCCAGGTGGTGAAGGTGGTAAGTGTTCCTGGTCTTTCTTTATGAATCTTTGTGCAAAACTTTTCTCAATCTGGTGATAGGTAATAGAGTTTGGTTTATGTTATGGtaaaaaacttgtttttttCTGCAGAGGATGAGCATGATGTCGTCTGGTTTTGGCTGGAGAAAGGCAAGCCTCATGAATGTCCAGTGTGTGCACAGTATTTTGAGGTAAGTTGAGCATCACATATAGAATTTTATTGTTACTGGTTACCATGATTAATTTGGAGATAGATGTCAAGATATGTAAATATATTGAACTATTGATTGAAAATTATGTATTTGTTTGCTTGCACTTGCACATTATTGCCCTCAACGTTCACGGATTGCACAGGCTGACGTTGCTCTTATTAAATCTGTTTTTTGACATGCCTTGATTCCTGTTCATAATCTGAATGAATGTCCTCAAAGgattagtctagtggtatgagtTGGGACACCGAAGGATTAGTCTAGTTTTTGATCTCTGCTACTAACAATTCTCCCTCTACTTAATAAGTCACTAACATTTGcttgtattaaaataaaaataataataatatgaacacctttaattgtttgaaatataattatctGACAATTTAGTGTGGTTTTTGAAGTTATAGCTTGCCACATTTTCATGTATATGTGATTATTCTTATTAGCAAAAATTGACATTCTATAGAAGTGAATGTGTAAATGAGACTTCAACTAtaagaattatttttaactttgttCAACATTGATTAACATTTCTAGTCAGTGATCAACCTCGGTTTGAACCTCAAAAGTAAGCAACAAATTAGAGAAATGAATGTATTAGCACTAGGAGCACACAGAAGCTTGGACTTATTTCAAGTTTGAAATATTCATCTTTGGCCAAAGTTTATGCagaatttaatttgttatctttatactAGTGTCATGACTCGTGAACTCAAATGAATACTAGACTGGtcatttgaacttctttttttgGTTTTGCATTACAGCTTGAAGTGGTAGGACCTGGCGGTGATCCTTATGGACATGGCGATCACGATCATCATTGATTACATCCTGCAATTTTCCTTGGGGAATAAATAATTCAACGAGAAATTATTTTGCACTTGCACCTTTCAAAATCATGATGCCCTGCTTCGTTTGGTTTTGATTGGTCTATATCTTGCGGTTTTACAACTTAAAGAGAGTTTCTGTGATTATATAGACACAGGGTTGTCATTTGATTGGCTACAAGTCCTGTTAGGTTGTCATTTTTGCTCTGCCAAATAATTGATAGCAACGCTATGATTCTTtaacaatgttatttttttcaattaaggAAAACCTACAGTTACTTTTAGCACCTAAATTACAAAAGGTACTACAAGTTTAATCGAAGAGTAAAGTTCACTTTTGGTCCTTAAGAAATAATTTTGGACTAGTTTGGTCCTTAAAAGAATACTCAATTTTTACtcctttagaaattaaattaaacatacgACACATTTGTGCCTACATCAATCTTCATCCACAAATAGACGTTTATGTGCTGATTTGTTCggttacttttttattatttggttgTTAGTTTTTTATGTTCGTACTATTTGGTTGTTAGTTTAATTTCACCATGGCCTTGATACAAAAATGTGTAATTTGAGGGATAATATGAATTTCACCTTGGTCCCTTATAAGATTTTGAAAACCCAGCCCCCTAATAGAGGCATTCTTCCTCTATTTGTCTCATTTCTTCCTCCTTCCATTGAAGGACCTTAAGTGTTGGCCATAGATTTATATTCTTTCATTGACCAATATAATGAGTTTTATTTATGACTGCAATTGCTTGTTATATTTTGGTTACCATTGAGTGGTGGTTAGTTTAAGTAGATCGTTTATAGAGCTTACTTTTATGGCTGCGTATAATTTGCACCAATGAAAAAAATGGTTCATCTTGGACCAATTTCATTGTATCCatagatataatattaaataagttgAACGGTCAAAATGTATTTTGTACTTCACAATATTATAGTATACCATACACactcaatatatttttcttcttctttatacACACTTTCTCTTAGGTATTTTCcatttttctatatattatgccatcttttttctttatttcgATATAAATATTTCTCCCTCTTTAAGCAACTTCTCAACGTCAATAAAAAAAGACAATCCCAAATCAATCCTTTAACAACTAGATCTaaatcttgtaaaaaaaaagttataaatatagaatgaagacatgaaaaaattgaattttatttattggaGTTATTGGAAATCACTATTGCTTATGATCTTGAAAAACCTGAACAAAGCAATGAATAACAATCAAAAGGcgtgatttttttatttttttgagaggataataaaaaatcaatgcTTAATAAAGTTTGTAAATTTATGATGTtcgatttaattttaattttcaaggTTGTCCatcattttgataattttttattggatCAATATTTTGCAAGAAAGTGGATATACTAATATTGTTTGAATTGAGAAGAGGTTTAGtaacaagaaacaaaacaaaactagaaaagaaaaaaactaacaCGTATACACGCTTATGTATATGTAcgacaataaaatattttgtctgTGATTGTAAGTATTACAAACACCAAAATCTCAAAGATAGACTTTTTTTCTCTCTGATTTTTAGCCTTGAAATCGTTGATGTGGAAGCAATTAATGGGTAGCAGGAGATGtagaagagaaagagagaagatAAATTATCAAAAGTATTGGGTTAGATTTAATGTATATGGTCTATGATAAGATACAGTGGATAactaaatctaacattttaaaagAATAGTCCATCATGGACCAATACATTCACTGGTCTAGGCTAAATCGGGTCTTTGGTTTCTTCCAGAGACCAAAATGATATTTCTCTCTTAGTTACAATAAAGGATCTTTTTAAAATGGATGCAACATAAAAGTAACTacatacaaatttttaaatcatattGTGAATCAAATCGAGTTTTGTGATTCGTATGTAGTGCTCGATATTGTTTCAAATAAGAT
Protein-coding sequences here:
- the LOC101495040 gene encoding cytochrome c oxidase subunit 5b-2, mitochondrial-like — translated: MWRRLFSSSHLKTLSSSNLSHSHPRSAVAGLRFVDLNRHVATQSAGSIKKRVEDVVPIATGHEREEIQAELEGRDILEINHPEGPFGTKEAPAVVRSFYSRRIVGCPGGEGEDEHDVVWFWLEKGKPHECPVCAQYFELEVVGPGGDPYGHGDHDHH